The following are encoded together in the Pedobacter sp. D749 genome:
- a CDS encoding translocation/assembly module TamB domain-containing protein: MLAALLVFSLQFKPVQTYFAQRAAAYLSKELKTTISIKSLYIKPFKSIVLEDLLVLDLQKDTLLSTPQFMVDITKLSIDKKIIDISTVQINDGQFFLKEFKDKSSNLDFIINYFDSGKPKVKKKKSKPFDVSLGRLILNKFAFRYINYRAKDTTQGKSVNFDNVNVKQLSGIFEGLDTKNHLLKTNIKNLTFKERSGFYLKNLTAQTTIDSNAIELKNLLLETNQSRLTDYYQMRFKSYKDFNHYIDNVRMKAIFKDSHITSKDVAFFAPELNTMKLDLDVDGQITGLVNNLKAKKLSLRTGKATHIKGDFIIKGLPKWKETFMDLNIEMAGTNKTDLEEVLAGITNSKKKIVPVIVNKFGNINFNGSFTGFQNDFIAYGEFKTKLGRIVSDVNMKIDKKDVPSYTGNVKTYDFNIGDLLDEKSLGRISSSLYVKGRGTELKDLTEKINGDVDYIDFNKYRYHNVKIDGTFDKKYFDGKLSINDRNIKLVFDGGVNLNPKLPVFNFNATISKARLKSLKLLKDSLMVDAKFTTNFSGTNLNNISGKLLIEEIRMQNPKGTYSVDSVQLTANGTGASRVLDIRSDILDASIKGEYDLNSIVSYYKAIAKTYIPSLKADIIKYKNQIFQFNLKVKKFEPLAQIFAPGLELEEGATLTGDFDSRNNTATLNGFVKKLKYSGIVVNNIILDENTTTQQLQLIVTSDRVQINDSLFIKDVNVSNILRNDSLAFNVKMSNAEEDNQLDLNGLVEFTKNQDTTARLSVLPSILKINNEEWRIQEKVRIVLNNGKTEISNFDLTNGKQQVVIDGLISEDPKDLISVGFKDFSLKTLNPFTKGFGVKLGGNLNGKTDLYGILKTLRVTDDLKIDSLNFNDIYIGTLTDTSSYSNESKKLNVFTRIVADNSENFKLTGNIDLKEKEIDLSVKMDDSKLTVIEPFVKQLVSNLKGNISADLTVKGKLEKPEINGNLSLDKGQLMVNYLKTTYVITDNVEVNNSVIKLDNFTLSDLEGHEATANGTVDLNDINYPTLNVKVNANSLMALNTTSKDNSIYYGRAYGTGVFTFTGPTNKMKIDIKAKTEKGTVFNLPLNSSETISDKDFINFVSRDSTVLVKKRTNFDGLTLSFKLTIDPNTTANIYTTLGNLSGKGNAELALNINSVGDFEMSGDYIIETGSFDFTAQEVINKKFDIRQGGTIRWTGNPTAAQINLKAVYALRASLNDLYKAANRDASSNANQRVNTEVEMGLTGLLLQPDIKLDINFPAQPSIKEELQTYLSDQNNLNLQAFSLIIRRSFAPGNGGQSIGNQLSSTATSTATELVFNQFNNVLSSLNLNFVDLNVRSLSEANASFKFFNDRLIINAGIVDRNSANDFTVIDFSKDNVGREVEALFLIKKDGSLTVKAANKPPTQQSIFLNSGISSTANVTSFGLVYTQQFDTFKEFVQKISGAYRRNLKRKSQAPVKTNKSFNKDAIINQSKGNQRR, encoded by the coding sequence TTGCTGGCTGCGCTTCTTGTTTTTTCGCTACAATTTAAGCCTGTTCAAACTTATTTTGCGCAGAGAGCTGCCGCATATTTATCTAAAGAGCTTAAAACAACCATATCAATCAAGAGTCTTTATATCAAGCCTTTTAAATCTATTGTACTCGAAGATTTATTGGTTTTAGATTTACAAAAAGACACTTTATTGAGCACGCCTCAATTTATGGTCGACATTACTAAATTATCCATTGATAAAAAGATTATTGATATCAGTACCGTTCAAATTAACGATGGCCAGTTTTTCCTAAAGGAGTTCAAAGATAAGTCTTCTAATCTCGATTTTATCATTAACTACTTCGATTCTGGTAAACCCAAGGTAAAGAAAAAGAAAAGTAAGCCTTTTGATGTAAGTCTAGGCCGCCTTATTTTAAATAAGTTTGCCTTCAGGTACATCAACTACAGGGCAAAAGACACCACGCAAGGCAAAAGTGTAAACTTTGATAACGTAAACGTTAAACAGCTGAGTGGAATTTTTGAAGGACTGGACACCAAGAATCATTTGCTTAAAACCAATATCAAAAACCTAACTTTTAAAGAGCGTAGCGGATTTTACCTGAAAAACTTAACGGCCCAAACCACGATAGACAGTAATGCGATAGAGCTGAAAAACCTGTTGCTCGAAACCAATCAGAGCCGTTTAACCGATTACTACCAAATGCGGTTTAAAAGCTATAAAGATTTTAACCACTACATAGATAATGTGCGGATGAAGGCTATTTTTAAAGATAGCCACATCACCTCGAAAGATGTTGCATTTTTTGCCCCTGAGCTGAATACCATGAAACTCGACCTGGATGTTGATGGTCAGATTACGGGTTTAGTGAATAACCTTAAAGCCAAAAAATTATCATTAAGGACTGGAAAAGCCACACATATTAAAGGCGATTTTATTATAAAAGGGCTTCCGAAATGGAAAGAAACTTTTATGGACCTGAATATTGAGATGGCAGGAACAAATAAAACCGATCTCGAAGAAGTGCTGGCGGGCATTACCAACAGCAAAAAGAAAATTGTTCCGGTAATTGTAAACAAATTTGGTAACATCAATTTCAACGGAAGTTTTACGGGTTTTCAGAACGATTTTATTGCCTATGGCGAATTTAAAACCAAACTGGGTCGCATCGTTTCGGATGTGAACATGAAAATCGATAAAAAGGATGTCCCATCTTACACCGGAAACGTAAAAACCTATGATTTTAACATCGGCGATCTGTTAGATGAAAAGAGCCTGGGCCGGATCAGCTCTTCTTTATATGTGAAAGGCCGTGGAACGGAATTAAAAGATTTAACCGAAAAAATAAATGGCGATGTAGATTATATCGACTTTAACAAATACAGGTACCATAACGTAAAGATTGATGGTACTTTTGATAAAAAATATTTTGATGGCAAGCTGAGCATTAACGACCGGAACATTAAACTGGTATTTGATGGAGGTGTTAACCTGAACCCTAAACTGCCGGTATTCAATTTTAATGCAACCATTTCCAAGGCACGTTTAAAATCCTTAAAACTGTTGAAAGATTCGTTGATGGTGGATGCTAAATTTACCACTAATTTTTCGGGTACCAACCTGAATAACATATCGGGTAAGTTATTGATCGAAGAGATCAGGATGCAAAATCCAAAAGGCACTTACAGCGTAGATTCGGTACAGTTAACAGCCAATGGCACGGGCGCAAGTCGCGTATTGGATATCCGGTCGGATATTTTAGATGCCAGTATTAAAGGCGAATATGATCTCAATTCTATTGTTTCTTATTACAAAGCCATCGCCAAAACGTATATTCCTTCGTTAAAGGCCGATATTATAAAATACAAAAACCAGATTTTTCAGTTTAACCTGAAGGTTAAAAAGTTCGAACCGCTGGCGCAGATATTTGCACCAGGCCTGGAATTAGAAGAAGGCGCTACACTAACAGGAGATTTCGATTCGCGCAACAATACCGCAACGCTGAACGGTTTTGTGAAGAAACTAAAATACAGCGGTATTGTGGTAAACAACATCATCCTCGATGAAAATACCACCACACAACAACTTCAACTGATTGTAACCTCTGATCGGGTGCAGATTAACGACAGTTTATTTATTAAAGATGTAAACGTTTCCAACATCCTGCGGAACGACAGTCTGGCCTTCAACGTAAAAATGTCGAACGCTGAGGAAGACAATCAGCTCGATTTAAACGGATTGGTAGAGTTCACAAAAAACCAGGATACAACGGCAAGGTTGAGCGTATTACCTTCTATCTTAAAAATCAATAACGAAGAATGGCGCATCCAGGAAAAAGTACGGATCGTGCTCAACAATGGTAAAACAGAGATCAGTAATTTCGATTTAACCAACGGAAAGCAACAGGTTGTGATTGATGGATTAATTTCAGAAGACCCTAAAGATTTAATCAGTGTGGGTTTTAAAGATTTTAGCTTAAAAACCCTGAACCCTTTTACCAAAGGTTTTGGTGTTAAATTGGGTGGAAACCTTAACGGGAAGACTGATTTGTATGGCATATTAAAAACACTTAGGGTAACAGACGACTTAAAGATCGATTCGTTAAACTTTAACGATATCTATATCGGCACCTTAACCGATACCTCATCATATAGCAATGAAAGCAAAAAGCTTAATGTGTTTACCCGCATTGTAGCCGACAATTCGGAGAATTTTAAACTGACTGGAAATATTGATCTGAAAGAAAAAGAAATCGACCTCAGCGTAAAAATGGATGACAGTAAGCTCACTGTAATTGAGCCTTTTGTTAAACAACTGGTATCCAATTTAAAAGGAAATATCTCAGCCGATTTAACGGTGAAAGGCAAGTTAGAAAAGCCAGAAATTAATGGTAATTTATCGTTAGATAAGGGACAGCTGATGGTAAACTACCTTAAAACCACCTATGTAATTACCGATAATGTAGAAGTAAACAATAGTGTGATTAAACTGGATAACTTCACCTTAAGCGATCTTGAAGGCCACGAAGCTACAGCAAACGGCACTGTAGATTTAAACGATATTAACTACCCAACACTGAATGTAAAGGTGAATGCCAACAGTTTAATGGCCTTAAACACTACCTCGAAAGACAATTCCATCTACTATGGCCGCGCATATGGCACAGGTGTATTTACGTTTACGGGCCCAACCAACAAAATGAAGATCGATATTAAGGCGAAAACGGAAAAAGGAACTGTATTTAACCTGCCGCTAAATAGTTCTGAAACCATATCGGATAAAGATTTCATTAATTTCGTGAGCCGCGATTCGACTGTGCTGGTTAAGAAAAGAACAAACTTTGATGGTTTAACTTTAAGTTTCAAATTAACCATCGATCCGAATACCACAGCGAACATATATACCACCCTCGGCAATTTAAGTGGAAAGGGTAATGCTGAGCTGGCCTTAAACATCAATAGTGTTGGTGATTTCGAAATGTCTGGCGATTATATTATTGAGACCGGAAGTTTCGACTTTACGGCCCAGGAGGTAATCAACAAAAAATTCGACATCAGGCAAGGTGGAACCATCCGCTGGACGGGTAACCCTACTGCCGCGCAGATTAACTTAAAAGCGGTATATGCTTTAAGGGCAAGCTTAAATGACCTTTACAAGGCAGCAAACCGCGACGCCAGCAGTAATGCCAACCAAAGGGTGAATACCGAAGTAGAAATGGGCTTAACGGGCTTACTGTTACAACCGGATATTAAGCTCGATATCAATTTTCCGGCACAACCTTCAATTAAAGAAGAACTGCAAACCTATTTGAGCGATCAGAACAACCTGAACCTTCAGGCATTCAGTTTAATTATCAGAAGAAGTTTCGCTCCCGGAAACGGTGGGCAGTCCATTGGGAACCAGTTGAGCTCAACCGCTACCAGTACGGCTACTGAATTGGTTTTTAACCAGTTTAACAACGTACTTTCTTCGTTAAACTTAAATTTTGTCGATTTAAACGTCCGTTCCTTAAGCGAGGCCAATGCATCGTTTAAGTTCTTTAACGATCGTTTAATTATTAATGCGGGCATTGTAGACCGAAACAGTGCGAACGATTTTACTGTGATCGATTTCTCTAAAGATAATGTGGGTAGAGAGGTTGAGGCACTGTTCCTGATTAAAAAAGACGGAAGCTTAACAGTAAAAGCGGCAAATAAACCACCTACGCAACAGAGTATATTCTTAAACAGCGGAATTAGTTCAACCGCAAACGTTACCTCTTTCGGCCTGGTGTATACCCAGCAGTTTGATACTTTTAAAGAGTTTGTTCAGAAAATTTCTGGTGCTTACCGCCGAAACCTGAAAAGAAAGAGCCAGGCACCGGTTAAAACAAATAAATCTTTTAACAAAGACGCGATTATCAACCAGAGTAAAGGGAACCAAAGGAGGTAG
- the tsaD gene encoding tRNA (adenosine(37)-N6)-threonylcarbamoyltransferase complex transferase subunit TsaD has protein sequence MSVILAIESSCDDTSVAICNNGKITANVIANQTIHQNYGGVIPELASRVHQQNIVPAVQQALINAKVTKQDINAVAFTRGPGLLGSLLVGVSFAKSFALALNIPLISVNHMHAHILAHFIDDPKPVFPFICLTVSGGHTQIVLVKDYFDMEIVGETLDDAAGEAFDKTAKLLALPYPGGPLIDKHAQHGNPLAFKFAEPQIADLNFSFSGFKTSILYFIRKQEKENPNFIAENLDDICASVQHSIVQILLNKLKKAAKQYGIKEIAIAGGVSANSGLRNGLQQTADELGWNIYIPAFQYCTDNAGMIAIAGYQKYLKQDFVGQDVSPMARMEF, from the coding sequence TTGTCTGTTATACTTGCTATTGAGTCTTCTTGCGATGATACGTCCGTTGCTATTTGTAACAACGGCAAAATTACTGCCAATGTTATTGCAAACCAAACAATTCATCAAAATTATGGTGGTGTTATACCTGAATTAGCTTCAAGGGTACATCAACAAAATATTGTGCCTGCCGTGCAACAGGCTTTAATTAACGCTAAAGTTACAAAACAGGACATTAATGCGGTAGCTTTTACACGAGGCCCAGGTCTTTTAGGATCTTTATTGGTCGGCGTTTCTTTCGCAAAATCTTTTGCATTAGCTTTAAATATACCTTTAATTTCTGTCAATCATATGCATGCGCATATTTTAGCGCATTTTATTGATGATCCAAAGCCGGTTTTTCCCTTTATCTGTCTGACGGTTTCTGGCGGACATACACAAATCGTGCTGGTAAAAGATTACTTTGATATGGAAATCGTGGGCGAAACATTGGATGATGCTGCTGGTGAAGCTTTTGATAAAACCGCTAAATTACTGGCCTTGCCTTATCCCGGGGGACCACTGATTGATAAACATGCACAGCATGGAAATCCTTTGGCGTTTAAATTTGCAGAACCCCAAATCGCAGATCTGAATTTTAGCTTTAGTGGTTTTAAAACGTCTATTCTGTATTTTATCAGGAAGCAGGAAAAAGAGAACCCTAACTTTATTGCCGAAAATTTAGATGATATTTGTGCATCGGTTCAGCATAGCATTGTACAAATTTTGCTGAACAAATTAAAGAAAGCGGCAAAACAATACGGAATTAAAGAAATTGCTATTGCAGGTGGTGTTTCGGCAAACTCTGGTTTAAGAAATGGCCTGCAACAAACAGCCGATGAATTGGGCTGGAACATCTATATACCGGCGTTTCAGTATTGCACTGATAATGCGGGTATGATTGCCATTGCAGGGTACCAAAAGTACCTGAAACAGGATTTTGTAGGGCAGGATGTTTCGCCAATGGCGCGGATGGAGTTTTAG
- a CDS encoding TonB-dependent receptor: MKKTILIVTILMCNLLLGHAQNVKIEGHIKDQRNEVPYSTISLSGQKIQADSKGYYTLYIKSGVPFNIQVNAIGYKSFTQQIAGIRADTIINFVLEPVANMLDDVLISTSRKPENIKNITTSVSIVNKKKLEKEMAITPDLSTILANQVPGFAPTAQTGNNVGQNLRGRPMLVMIDGVSQSSPLRNAEVDLRSIDPSVLERIEVVKGATAIYGNGAAGGLVNYITMVPDTAARFAGKTQLNLNGSLVKVKNSEGGRINQMFYGKLGKFDYVVSGMYEQTGEYKDAKGDVVGPNYSLGETDSYNAFAKLGYVPAKNQRIQLTYNTYSSLQNSNFTLVNGNLATGQKATGVLGKPLGIPTGVDYNHNLNLSYKIDSTFLNSSLNADVYYETRKDVFYVSLGRFDGGDGQSLAKNDKKGARLFLETPILNLDFLKMNLAYGADFMKDKTAQPLVDGRVWVPTMNMTNIAPFAQADFNILSKLVFKTGLRYENVNIAVDDYRTLRTTGANNATITPSFDVTGGNLKYSTYLFNAGLRYNQFNVFSPFVSFSQGFSVMDIGLALRDAKVNSIDKINTDAVKVNNYEAGFESKIAGLTFSASGYISTSKLGIEVVYDPATGLFNTARNPEKIYGFELAADYHLFDQLGLAASYSYTEGKRDIDKNGKFNDAGDLYLNGRRISAPKVTASVTYSPLKVLDLTLNYTGINSRNRFEKNANGIYNGNEGAVKAYHLFSFAGIYQVKKNTKLTLGVDNIFNQDYFPARAQWFMQPGFYSKGRGTSVNFGISVSY; the protein is encoded by the coding sequence ATGAAAAAAACTATACTAATCGTTACCATATTAATGTGTAATCTTCTTTTGGGGCATGCCCAAAACGTGAAGATTGAAGGACACATAAAGGATCAAAGAAATGAGGTTCCATACTCAACCATTTCTTTATCAGGTCAGAAAATCCAGGCAGATAGCAAAGGTTATTATACGTTGTATATCAAAAGCGGTGTTCCGTTTAATATTCAGGTAAACGCTATTGGATATAAATCATTTACGCAGCAAATTGCAGGCATAAGGGCCGATACAATTATTAATTTTGTATTGGAACCAGTAGCCAATATGCTGGATGATGTGTTAATTTCTACATCGAGAAAGCCGGAAAACATTAAAAATATTACCACTTCAGTTAGTATTGTAAACAAGAAAAAACTGGAGAAAGAGATGGCCATCACACCAGATTTGAGCACTATACTAGCCAATCAGGTGCCTGGTTTTGCGCCTACAGCACAAACAGGGAATAATGTAGGGCAAAACTTAAGAGGCCGCCCAATGCTGGTGATGATAGATGGTGTTTCGCAATCTTCGCCATTAAGAAATGCAGAAGTAGATTTAAGGTCGATAGACCCTTCAGTACTTGAGCGTATAGAAGTGGTGAAAGGGGCCACTGCCATTTATGGTAATGGTGCTGCGGGAGGTTTGGTGAATTACATCACCATGGTTCCGGATACTGCAGCAAGATTTGCCGGTAAAACCCAGCTTAATTTAAACGGATCGCTGGTTAAAGTTAAAAACTCTGAAGGGGGTAGGATTAACCAAATGTTTTATGGAAAACTGGGTAAATTTGATTACGTGGTGAGTGGAATGTATGAGCAAACCGGCGAATATAAAGATGCAAAAGGTGATGTGGTAGGGCCAAACTACAGTTTAGGTGAAACCGATAGCTATAATGCTTTTGCCAAGTTAGGTTATGTACCGGCAAAAAATCAACGCATTCAGCTTACCTACAATACATACAGCAGTTTGCAGAACAGTAATTTTACGTTGGTAAACGGTAATCTGGCAACTGGTCAGAAAGCAACCGGTGTTTTAGGAAAACCGCTTGGTATCCCAACCGGAGTAGATTATAACCACAATTTAAATCTATCGTACAAGATTGACAGTACGTTTCTCAATTCGAGTTTGAATGCGGATGTTTACTACGAAACCCGTAAAGATGTTTTTTACGTTTCTTTAGGTCGCTTTGATGGGGGCGATGGACAATCGCTCGCCAAAAATGATAAAAAAGGAGCACGTCTGTTTTTAGAAACACCAATATTGAACCTCGACTTTTTGAAAATGAATCTGGCTTATGGTGCAGATTTCATGAAAGATAAAACCGCACAGCCGCTGGTTGATGGGAGGGTATGGGTACCAACGATGAATATGACCAACATTGCACCTTTTGCGCAGGCAGATTTTAATATTTTAAGCAAGCTTGTATTTAAAACTGGCTTGCGCTACGAAAATGTAAATATTGCAGTTGATGATTACCGTACTTTAAGAACTACCGGAGCAAACAATGCTACCATTACGCCATCTTTTGATGTAACCGGAGGCAATTTAAAATACAGCACTTATCTTTTTAATGCGGGTTTAAGGTATAATCAATTTAATGTTTTTAGTCCTTTTGTAAGTTTCTCTCAAGGTTTTTCCGTAATGGATATTGGACTGGCATTACGTGATGCCAAAGTAAACAGCATTGATAAGATCAATACGGATGCGGTAAAGGTTAATAATTATGAGGCTGGCTTTGAAAGTAAAATTGCCGGATTAACATTTTCTGCGTCGGGTTATATCAGTACCTCCAAGTTAGGTATTGAAGTGGTTTATGACCCTGCTACCGGTTTATTTAATACCGCAAGGAACCCTGAAAAAATTTATGGTTTTGAATTGGCGGCCGATTATCATTTATTTGATCAGCTGGGTTTAGCCGCAAGTTACAGTTATACAGAAGGCAAGCGTGATATCGATAAAAATGGAAAGTTTAACGATGCTGGTGACTTGTATCTCAATGGCCGCCGTATTTCGGCTCCAAAAGTTACTGCTTCGGTAACTTATAGTCCATTAAAGGTGTTGGATTTAACCCTAAACTATACGGGTATCAACTCGCGCAACAGATTTGAGAAAAATGCGAACGGCATATATAATGGAAATGAGGGTGCGGTAAAAGCATATCATTTATTCAGCTTTGCAGGAATTTATCAGGTGAAGAAGAACACGAAACTTACCTTAGGTGTAGACAATATATTTAACCAGGATTATTTCCCGGCAAGGGCACAATGGTTTATGCAACCGGGCTTTTATTCAAAGGGAAGGGGTACTTCGGTAAACTTTGGTATATCGGTTAGTTATTAA
- the recA gene encoding recombinase RecA, producing the protein MSTANPDKLKALQLTLDKLEKSYGKGTIMKLGDTAIEPIDFISTGSISLDIALGIGGIPKGRVIEIYGPESSGKTTLATHIIAEAQKKGGIAAFIDAEHAFDQFYAKKLGVDTDNLLISQPDNGEQALEIADNLIRSGAIDVIVIDSVAALVPKSEIEGEMGDSKMGLHARLMSQALRKLTGTISKTGCCCIFINQLRDKIGVMFGNPETTTGGNALKFYASVRLDIRRISQIKDSDEVSGNRVKVKIVKNKVAPPFRIAEFDVMFGEGISKNGEIVDLGVDFGIIKKAGSWYSYGDTKLGQGRDAVKQLLSDNPELAEELEIKIKAEVTGEKLAEK; encoded by the coding sequence ATGAGTACTGCAAATCCAGATAAATTAAAAGCCCTACAACTTACTTTAGATAAGTTAGAGAAATCATACGGTAAAGGCACCATCATGAAACTTGGCGATACTGCCATTGAACCCATAGATTTTATTTCTACCGGATCAATCAGTTTAGATATTGCTTTAGGTATTGGCGGTATTCCAAAAGGCCGTGTAATTGAAATTTACGGACCAGAATCCTCTGGTAAAACAACTTTAGCTACACACATTATTGCCGAAGCACAGAAAAAAGGTGGTATTGCTGCTTTTATCGATGCAGAGCATGCTTTTGATCAGTTTTACGCAAAGAAACTAGGTGTAGATACGGATAACCTTTTAATCTCTCAACCAGATAATGGTGAGCAGGCACTAGAAATTGCCGATAACTTAATCCGTTCGGGCGCTATAGATGTAATTGTAATCGACTCTGTTGCCGCTTTAGTTCCTAAAAGTGAAATTGAAGGTGAAATGGGCGACAGTAAAATGGGTTTACATGCCCGTTTAATGAGTCAGGCTTTACGTAAATTAACCGGAACAATTTCTAAAACCGGATGTTGCTGTATTTTCATTAACCAGTTACGTGATAAAATTGGTGTAATGTTTGGTAACCCTGAAACCACAACCGGTGGTAATGCCTTGAAATTTTATGCATCAGTACGTTTAGACATCCGTCGTATTTCACAGATCAAAGATTCAGACGAAGTTTCTGGTAACCGCGTTAAAGTAAAAATTGTTAAAAATAAAGTGGCTCCACCTTTCCGTATCGCAGAATTTGATGTGATGTTTGGTGAAGGTATTTCTAAAAATGGTGAAATTGTTGATTTAGGTGTTGACTTTGGCATCATTAAAAAGGCAGGATCCTGGTACTCTTACGGAGATACTAAACTTGGTCAGGGTAGGGATGCCGTAAAACAATTGTTAAGCGACAACCCTGAACTTGCAGAAGAGCTGGAAATTAAAATTAAAGCCGAAGTAACAGGCGAAAAATTGGCTGAGAAATAA
- the nth gene encoding endonuclease III, protein MLKKERYKLFVEHFSAKQPDAETELHYNNPYQLLVAVILSAQCTDKRVNMVTPALFQRFPNARALAEATPDIVFDYIRSISYPNNKAKHLVGMANILVNEFNDVVPSGIDDLQKMPGVGRKTANVIASVIYNAPAMAVDTHVFRVANRLGLTNGKTPLAVEKDLVKNLPEHDIHIAHHWLILHGRYVCVARNPKCDVCEITYMCRYFERLTAQNERDKLKA, encoded by the coding sequence ATGCTTAAAAAAGAACGCTACAAACTTTTTGTAGAACATTTTTCGGCCAAGCAGCCTGATGCAGAAACCGAGTTACATTACAATAATCCTTACCAGCTTTTAGTAGCGGTAATCCTTTCTGCACAATGTACCGACAAAAGGGTGAATATGGTAACCCCTGCACTTTTTCAACGTTTTCCCAATGCCAGGGCTTTAGCTGAAGCTACGCCCGATATTGTTTTCGATTATATCAGAAGCATCAGTTATCCGAACAATAAGGCAAAACACCTGGTGGGCATGGCTAATATTCTGGTTAATGAATTTAATGATGTAGTGCCTTCGGGGATTGACGATTTACAGAAAATGCCTGGCGTGGGCCGCAAAACTGCCAATGTAATTGCCTCTGTAATTTACAATGCACCGGCCATGGCGGTTGATACCCACGTTTTCCGTGTGGCTAACCGTTTGGGTTTAACGAACGGTAAAACACCATTGGCAGTTGAAAAGGATTTAGTGAAAAACCTTCCCGAACACGATATTCATATTGCACACCACTGGCTCATTTTGCACGGTCGTTACGTTTGCGTGGCCAGAAACCCCAAATGTGATGTTTGTGAAATTACCTACATGTGCAGGTACTTTGAACGGTTAACCGCCCAAAACGAAAGAGACAAATTAAAAGCTTAA